A part of Lacinutrix sp. 5H-3-7-4 genomic DNA contains:
- a CDS encoding saccharopine dehydrogenase family protein translates to MRNILVIGSGKSTSYLIKYLLEKSTTENLHITVGDLQIENASKLTNNHNNATAIQLDVFNEKSRVEAVKAADIVISMLPARFHIEVAKDCITYNKNMVTASYVSDEMQALDNEAKEKGLIFMNEIGVDPGIDHMSAMQVIDRIEDKGGKMLLFESFTGGLVAPESDTNLWNYKFTWNPRNVVVAGQGSAAKFLQEGTYKYIPYNRLFRRTEFLDVDGFGRFEAYANRDSLKYQNIYGLEEVKTLYRGTIRRVGFSRAWNVFVALGMTDDSYTIDDSKNMSYRDFVNSFLPYSPTDSVELKFRHALKIDQDDIIWDKFVELDIFSATKMVELDRATPAQILQKILLDSWTLDPQDKDMIVMYHKFGYELNGKKHQIDSTMVALGEDQTYTAMSKTVGLPVAIAALAILNKKITTPGILRPISKEVYDPILKELEAFGVVFKEKDVDYLGYNPLNI, encoded by the coding sequence ATGAGAAACATTTTAGTTATTGGTTCTGGAAAATCTACATCGTACTTAATAAAATACTTGTTAGAAAAATCTACAACCGAAAACCTTCACATAACCGTTGGAGATTTACAAATTGAAAACGCTTCTAAACTTACTAACAACCATAATAATGCAACAGCAATACAGTTAGATGTTTTTAATGAAAAATCCAGAGTTGAAGCTGTAAAGGCAGCAGATATTGTAATTTCTATGTTGCCTGCCAGATTTCATATTGAAGTGGCTAAAGATTGTATTACTTATAATAAAAATATGGTTACGGCATCTTATGTTAGTGATGAAATGCAAGCTTTAGATAATGAAGCTAAAGAAAAAGGCCTCATTTTTATGAATGAAATTGGTGTAGATCCTGGTATTGACCACATGAGTGCTATGCAAGTTATAGACCGTATTGAAGATAAAGGTGGTAAAATGCTTTTATTTGAGTCTTTTACAGGTGGATTAGTCGCTCCAGAAAGTGATACTAATTTATGGAACTATAAATTTACTTGGAACCCAAGAAACGTAGTTGTTGCTGGTCAAGGTAGTGCTGCTAAGTTTTTACAAGAAGGCACTTATAAATACATACCTTATAACAGACTGTTTAGAAGAACTGAGTTTTTAGATGTTGATGGTTTTGGTCGTTTTGAAGCTTATGCTAATAGAGACTCTTTAAAATATCAAAACATTTATGGCTTAGAAGAAGTTAAAACTTTATATCGAGGCACTATACGTCGGGTTGGTTTTAGTCGTGCCTGGAATGTGTTTGTTGCTCTTGGCATGACTGATGATAGTTATACTATTGATGATAGTAAAAACATGAGTTATCGTGATTTTGTAAACTCATTTTTACCGTATAGCCCAACAGACTCTGTAGAATTAAAGTTTAGACATGCTTTAAAAATTGATCAAGATGATATTATCTGGGATAAATTTGTTGAATTAGATATTTTTAGCGCAACAAAAATGGTTGAGCTAGATAGAGCAACTCCTGCTCAAATTTTACAAAAAATACTATTGGATAGCTGGACTCTTGATCCTCAAGATAAAGATATGATTGTTATGTATCATAAATTTGGCTACGAACTAAACGGAAAGAAACACCAAATAGACTCTACAATGGTAGCTCTTGGAGAGGACCAAACCTATACAGCTATGTCTAAAACAGTTGGTCTTCCTGTTGCAATAGCTGCATTGGCTATACTAAATAAAAAAATTACTACTCCAGGAATTTTAAGACCAATTAGCAAAGAGGTTTATGACCCTATTTTAAAAGAATTAGAAGCGTTTGGAGTTGTATTTAAAGAAAAGGATGTAGATTATTTAGGTTACAACCCATTAAATATTTAG
- a CDS encoding DUF423 domain-containing protein, with the protein MNKKMLILGAVYGLLAVIIGAFAAHGLKPKISAEAIQSFETGVRYQMYHALLLLFVGNLEIISAKSKKIIFYLVLIGVIFFSGSIFLLATNTLTAFNFKVIGFITPIGGLLLIISWVVMLINFLKIGKN; encoded by the coding sequence ATGAATAAAAAAATGTTAATTTTAGGAGCCGTTTATGGGCTTTTAGCTGTAATAATTGGTGCCTTTGCCGCTCATGGTTTAAAACCAAAAATTTCTGCCGAAGCGATACAATCTTTCGAAACAGGAGTGCGTTATCAAATGTATCATGCACTGTTGCTGTTATTTGTTGGGAATTTAGAGATTATTTCGGCAAAGTCAAAAAAAATAATATTCTACTTAGTATTAATAGGAGTAATTTTTTTCTCAGGTTCAATATTTCTTTTAGCAACTAACACATTAACCGCTTTTAACTTTAAAGTTATTGGTTTTATTACACCTATAGGAGGTTTATTACTAATTATATCTTGGGTTGTAATGTTAATAAACTTTTTAAAAATTGGTAAGAATTAA